One window from the genome of Nicotiana tomentosiformis chromosome 5, ASM39032v3, whole genome shotgun sequence encodes:
- the LOC104108005 gene encoding cytochrome P450 71AU50-like: MALLWATLLVALFVYALYELLNIQKRKRFPPGPRGLPILGHLHLLGKNPHQDLQKLANKHGPIMYMRLGLVPAIVASSADAAEKVLKTNDHIFASRPHHEASQYMAYGQKNLIFAKYGPYWRNIRKLCTVHLLSSHKINSFQSMRKQQVQLLIDSLKREAHDRIVVDLSAKITSLNANLTCLMVFGKKYMDEDLDKRGFKAVVQDVVHLAATPNLGDFFPFLGVIDLQGLTRKLKDLSKVFDEFLEKIIDEHVQSHDQKQTKDFVDTMMEIMQSGEAEFQFDRRHIKAILLDMLMAAMDTSATSVEWILTELLRHPNVMKKLQKELDEVVGIERMVEESDLENLKYLDMVVKEGLRLHSVVPIMHHEAMEDCVVDGFHIQKGSRIMINCYAVQRDPNVWPEPEKFFPERFVGSSVDIRGRDFQLLPFGSGRRSCPGMQLGVTIVRLVVAQLVHCFDWEIPNGMQPLDLEIDEQFGLVTCKEKPLMAIPTYRLKEDANTLQM, from the exons ATGGCTTTGTTATGGGCAACACTTCTAGTTGCTCTATTTGTATATGCCTTATATGAGCTGCTAAACATTCAGAAGAGAAAAAGGTTTCCTCCAGGTCCAAGAGGACTTCCCATTTTAGGACATCTTCATTTGTTAGGTAAAAACCCACACCAAGATTTACAAAAACTAGCCAACAAACATGGTCCTATTATGTATATGCGATTGGGACTAGTACCTGCAATCGTTGCCTCGTCTGCTGATGCAGCCGAGAAAGTCCTCAAGACAAATGATCACATCTTTGCTAGTAGGCCGCACCACGAGGCATCTCAGTATATGGCTTATGGCCAGAAGAATTTGATTTTTGCGAAGTATGGACCATATTGGCGTAACATACGCAAATTGTGCACCGTGCACCTTTTGAGTAGTCATAAGATCAATTCATTTCAGTCCATGAGAAAGCAACAAGTTCAACTTCTGATTGATTCACTTAAAAGGGAAGCTCATGATCGCATTGTTGTTGATCTTAGTGCAAAGATTACGTCCTTGAATGCCAACTTGACTTGCCTAATGGTATTTGGAAAGAAGTACATGGATGAGGACTTGGATAAAAGGGGATTCAAAGCTGTAGTCCAAGATGTTGTGCATTTAGCTGCAACACCAAATCTTGGAGATTTTTTCCCCTTTCTTGGTGTTATTGATCTCCAAGGGCTCACTCGCAAGCTCAAAGATCTTTCAAAGGTGTTTGATGAGTTTCTTGAGAAGATTATTGATGAACATGTTCAGTCTCATGACCAGAAACAAACCAAGGATTTTGTCGACACAATGATGGAGATTATGCAATCAGGAGAAGCAGAGTTTCAGTTTGACCGTCGACATATAAAAGCTATCCTCTTG GACATGCTTATGGCTGCAATGGACACTTCAGCAACATCAGTAGAATGGATATTGACAGAGCTTCTTAGGCACCCTAATGTGATGAAGAAACTCCAAAAAGAGTTAGATGAAGTGGTAGGAATTGAAAGGATGGTAGAAGAATCAGACTTGGAGAATTTGAAGTACTTAGACATGGTTGTAAAAGAGGGCCTGAGGCTGCATTCCGTAGTGCCAATAATGCATCATGAGGCCATGGAAGATTGTGTCGTCGATGGCTTCCACATACAAAAGGGATCCAGAATCATGATTAATTGTTATGCAGTTCAGAGGGATCCAAATGTTTGGCCAGAGCCTGAAAAGTTTTTCCCTGAGAGATTTGTTGGGAGCAGCGTAGATATTCGTGGACGTGATTTTCAACTTTTACCATTTGGCTCTGGTAGAAGAAGCTGCCCCGGAATGCAATTGGGGGTTACCATTGTTCGCCTTGTGGTTGCACAATTGGTGCATTGCTTTGATTGGGAGATTCCAAATGGTATGCAGCCTCTTGATTTAGAAATTGACGAGCAGTTTGGGTTAGTAACATGCAAAGAAAAGCCTTTGATGGCTATTCCTACTTATAGACTAAAGGAAGATGCAAATACATTGCAGATGTAA